A portion of the Pseudoalteromonas galatheae genome contains these proteins:
- a CDS encoding AAA family ATPase has protein sequence MKLEKILITNLASIESAEVDFTAAPLKDTGLYAITGDTGAGKSTLLDAVCLAFYGKTARLKSDDKEKVAFNGDNIKLNDPRNLLRRGCVAASASVVFIAQDSKRYQAIWSVERARKSPKGNLKTATIELFSLPDMTLVCEKKKETEQKIEQLVGLNFEQFTRAVLLAQHEFSAFLKAGGDERAQLLECLTGTEKFSNIGKAVFEAHKQKKIELQTQQDRLGQIVLLSPEQQAELEAQKSELIDTRNRQQETSTKLQAQLQWLADVELRKQKIAEVEHKLQMLEQQIEEGKPQQEYAQQVLKANEMRDNREQHELTDKHIAQLSQERLALLQQDFESAITTLKAKQQQLEQQLTTQQANFVKLEPSFNTIRILDEKLSLHKAQALETKPYLDKHANLIAQHETAIQKYQMQQGEIATELKQLEYKQANLHSVSNIAGQWSVVQPQFDDLQKYQQQRNDHEVQLQKLPNEQQALGTQLSKHEAEVQQLQKIYDTEASALSALKEALLPLTQQDLNLALQNWSLCVQAYRSIEEGEALLHQLRSQQTQHHIGLERLEILIRDTKQQDELSKQRLALTRDNLEQVQLRASERISDLRAQLRAGQECMVCGSKEHPYGVEHIDAHWEQLLSDFRSQYQAAEQAREQVLQRYNQQVGEKERENALWQSVTQEIAHCTKQINENRARLDALNDEYKVGNAEQAESQLLSIQSQLNELSKLRNNIDRQWQSVQQAQQHLEQAKHKQQALQQQHHDLGNHIAFLQTEYDQLSQTVDALRHRLEALISDESWWQEFDSSPQAAISQLKTGVQTWLETTERTDTLTANKVQLEHQLHLASQQKQDETQRLEELEHTLLQHQQNIERLNRERAEYLPQQHTSLDNWIAELKQQEQQSREQITQTQLALSQTEAQREKTQHSLTQLEKQITEQTSRLQQLDARFEQWLLDQQGQLDKIKVLALLEVSLDEARANLEKCAQVQQAFQHTKLQLSHQREELSQLESKYPDGVDSEHVKQSHAETTQALEQTQSQLLQVQSALEIDAQNKQQFSLQAANLAQLQQDYEQWHLLDKLLGDATGKKLRNWAQTQTLKILLQYANQQLHTLSKRYLLTNIEQSLEIAVIDKDMADEQRSVNTLSGGESFLVSLSLALGLAALSSNKVQIHSLFIDEGFGTLDPETLGVAIDALDALQSQGRKVGVISHVAQMSERIATRIHVNKQPGGYSSLNLVPQT, from the coding sequence ATGAAACTTGAAAAAATATTAATCACCAACCTTGCCTCTATAGAAAGCGCAGAAGTCGACTTTACTGCGGCACCACTCAAAGACACTGGTCTTTATGCCATTACTGGTGACACAGGGGCGGGAAAAAGCACTTTACTGGATGCGGTTTGCCTTGCATTTTATGGCAAAACCGCACGGTTAAAATCGGACGACAAAGAGAAAGTTGCATTTAATGGCGATAACATTAAGTTAAACGACCCGCGAAACCTATTGCGTCGGGGCTGTGTTGCGGCATCCGCTAGCGTGGTTTTTATTGCTCAAGACAGCAAACGTTATCAAGCTATTTGGTCGGTAGAGCGCGCTAGAAAAAGCCCTAAAGGTAATTTAAAAACCGCCACTATTGAGTTGTTTAGCCTACCTGATATGACCCTAGTCTGTGAGAAGAAAAAAGAAACAGAACAAAAAATCGAACAGCTAGTCGGGCTTAACTTTGAACAGTTTACTCGAGCTGTGCTGCTTGCTCAGCATGAATTCTCTGCGTTTTTGAAGGCGGGGGGAGATGAACGGGCACAGTTATTAGAATGTCTTACAGGTACCGAAAAGTTCAGTAATATCGGTAAAGCGGTTTTTGAAGCGCACAAGCAAAAGAAAATCGAGCTGCAAACTCAGCAAGATAGGCTAGGTCAAATTGTGCTCTTGTCACCAGAGCAGCAAGCCGAACTTGAAGCACAGAAGTCGGAACTGATTGATACAAGAAATCGACAACAAGAGACAAGCACAAAACTGCAAGCTCAGCTGCAATGGCTCGCGGATGTCGAGCTAAGAAAGCAAAAAATAGCTGAGGTGGAACACAAGCTGCAAATGCTTGAGCAGCAAATAGAAGAGGGAAAGCCACAGCAGGAATATGCGCAGCAAGTCTTAAAAGCCAATGAGATGCGTGATAATCGTGAGCAGCATGAGTTGACAGATAAACACATTGCGCAGCTATCTCAAGAACGACTAGCACTGCTGCAACAAGATTTTGAATCCGCTATTACAACGCTCAAAGCAAAACAACAGCAACTGGAACAGCAGCTTACTACGCAGCAAGCCAATTTTGTAAAGTTAGAGCCAAGCTTTAACACCATTCGTATATTGGATGAAAAGCTAAGCCTACACAAAGCGCAAGCACTAGAAACTAAGCCCTATCTCGATAAGCATGCCAATCTCATTGCGCAACATGAGACTGCGATACAGAAATATCAAATGCAACAAGGCGAAATCGCTACTGAATTAAAGCAGCTAGAGTATAAGCAAGCGAACTTGCACTCAGTTAGCAATATTGCCGGACAATGGAGCGTGGTTCAGCCTCAATTTGATGATTTGCAAAAGTATCAACAACAACGCAATGATCATGAAGTCCAGTTGCAAAAATTACCGAACGAGCAGCAAGCGCTAGGTACACAATTGAGCAAACATGAGGCTGAGGTACAGCAACTACAAAAGATTTATGATACCGAAGCCAGCGCGCTTTCAGCGTTAAAAGAAGCACTCCTACCTTTGACTCAACAAGACCTAAATTTGGCATTACAGAACTGGTCTCTATGCGTGCAAGCCTATCGTAGTATCGAAGAAGGGGAGGCCTTGCTGCATCAGTTACGGTCGCAACAAACTCAACATCATATTGGCTTGGAAAGGCTTGAGATATTGATCCGAGATACCAAGCAGCAAGACGAGTTGTCTAAGCAGCGACTAGCCCTAACTCGTGATAATTTGGAGCAAGTGCAGTTACGCGCAAGTGAGCGGATCAGCGATTTACGCGCTCAACTGCGAGCTGGGCAAGAATGCATGGTATGTGGCTCAAAAGAACACCCTTATGGTGTGGAGCACATAGATGCCCACTGGGAACAGTTACTATCGGATTTTCGGTCTCAGTATCAGGCTGCTGAGCAAGCTCGTGAGCAAGTGTTGCAGCGTTATAATCAACAAGTCGGTGAAAAAGAGCGTGAGAATGCGCTATGGCAGTCAGTCACTCAGGAAATCGCTCACTGCACTAAGCAAATAAACGAGAATCGCGCTCGACTAGATGCGTTGAATGATGAGTATAAAGTTGGCAATGCCGAACAAGCTGAATCGCAACTTTTGAGTATTCAGTCGCAGCTAAATGAGCTATCAAAGTTACGCAATAATATCGACCGCCAGTGGCAGTCGGTTCAGCAGGCGCAACAACATCTCGAGCAGGCTAAACATAAGCAACAGGCACTTCAGCAGCAGCACCATGATTTAGGTAATCATATTGCCTTTTTGCAAACCGAATATGATCAGCTATCACAAACAGTGGATGCTTTACGCCATCGGCTTGAAGCGTTAATTTCCGATGAGTCGTGGTGGCAAGAATTTGATTCATCCCCTCAAGCTGCCATTAGCCAACTTAAAACAGGAGTGCAAACTTGGCTAGAAACCACCGAGCGTACAGATACGTTAACAGCGAATAAAGTTCAGCTTGAGCATCAATTACATCTTGCCAGTCAACAAAAACAAGATGAGACGCAACGGCTTGAAGAATTAGAACATACACTTTTACAACATCAGCAGAATATTGAACGTCTCAATCGCGAACGTGCTGAATACTTACCACAGCAGCACACCAGCTTGGATAATTGGATTGCAGAGCTTAAGCAGCAAGAGCAACAAAGCCGAGAGCAGATCACACAAACCCAGCTGGCGCTGAGCCAAACCGAAGCACAGCGTGAAAAGACCCAGCACAGTCTGACGCAGCTAGAAAAGCAAATTACCGAGCAAACATCGCGCTTGCAGCAACTTGATGCGCGCTTTGAACAATGGTTGCTCGATCAGCAAGGACAGCTAGACAAAATAAAAGTACTAGCGTTACTTGAGGTTTCGTTGGATGAAGCGCGAGCGAATCTAGAAAAGTGTGCGCAAGTTCAGCAAGCCTTTCAACACACTAAGCTGCAGCTTAGTCATCAGCGTGAAGAACTCAGCCAACTTGAAAGTAAGTACCCTGATGGGGTTGATAGTGAGCACGTTAAGCAAAGTCATGCCGAGACGACGCAAGCACTTGAACAAACTCAAAGTCAGTTGCTACAAGTGCAAAGTGCATTAGAGATTGATGCTCAGAATAAACAACAATTCTCTTTACAAGCGGCAAATCTCGCTCAGTTACAACAAGACTACGAGCAGTGGCATTTGCTAGATAAGCTATTAGGCGACGCAACAGGCAAAAAGTTGCGTAATTGGGCGCAAACGCAAACGTTAAAAATCTTATTGCAGTATGCTAACCAGCAATTGCATACGCTTTCAAAACGCTATTTGCTTACCAATATTGAGCAGTCTTTAGAAATTGCGGTTATAGATAAAGATATGGCTGACGAACAACGTAGCGTCAACACCTTATCAGGAGGGGAGTCCTTCTTGGTATCTTTATCTTTAGCACTTGGACTTGCTGCGCTTTCGTCAAATAAAGTGCAAATACATTCATTATTCATTGATGAAGGGTTTGGTACGTTAGACCCCGAGACGCTAGGTGTAGCGATTGATGCACTGGACGCGTTACAATCACAGGGCCGCAAGGTTGGTGTGATCTCGCATGTTGCTCAGATGAGCGAGCGGATCGCCACTCGTATCCATGTGAATAAACAGCCTGGAGGCTACTCATCTTTAAATTTAGTACCACAAACATAA
- a CDS encoding exonuclease SbcCD subunit D — translation MKVLHTSDWHLGQSFYEHDRSEEHRLFLDWLCDVLVEQQIDVLLISGDIFHTATPPASAEKQLYTFIQKASQLCPQLHIVLIAGNHDSANRIETAKPLLTLFNTHVIGRFNKQAPEQVVIDLPIAAQHMHVVAMPFLRSADLPKPLDDEFDYQTGVQLAYQHALGTIEKVKGPIVLMGHLHAKGGTISEDSERNLNIGGFDAVSAGVFGEQFDYVALGHLHKAQTVAKQSAIRYCGTPLPMSFSERNYKHQVLLAEFNEQGLVDVNPLYVPRFKDVLYIPEDGAKRLTELCEAIAAQDFSKFDSAPYIRLKLSAAETNSRFRAEIGEVLKGKDIKFCGIERVSKGTAASEWLFEDLGKVESLSPNTLLDIAYREIEPEQEKAPATLHEKLAEVIASMEE, via the coding sequence ATGAAGGTTTTACATACGTCAGACTGGCACTTAGGGCAATCGTTTTACGAACATGATCGCAGTGAAGAGCATCGGCTATTTTTAGACTGGCTATGCGATGTGCTTGTTGAACAGCAAATCGATGTATTGTTGATCAGCGGTGATATTTTTCATACTGCAACGCCGCCTGCGAGCGCTGAAAAGCAGCTGTATACCTTTATCCAAAAAGCATCTCAACTGTGCCCGCAGCTGCACATTGTTCTGATTGCTGGCAACCACGATTCCGCTAATCGCATTGAAACCGCAAAACCACTCTTAACCTTATTCAACACCCATGTTATTGGTCGCTTTAACAAGCAAGCGCCTGAACAGGTTGTTATCGATTTGCCCATCGCAGCACAGCATATGCATGTTGTGGCAATGCCATTTTTGCGCAGTGCTGATTTACCAAAACCACTAGATGACGAGTTTGACTATCAAACCGGGGTACAATTAGCTTATCAGCACGCGCTAGGCACGATAGAAAAAGTGAAAGGTCCTATTGTGCTAATGGGGCATCTGCACGCCAAGGGGGGAACGATTTCAGAAGATTCTGAGCGTAATCTCAACATTGGCGGTTTTGATGCTGTATCTGCGGGCGTGTTTGGCGAGCAGTTTGACTATGTTGCGCTGGGTCATTTACATAAAGCGCAAACCGTCGCGAAGCAAAGTGCTATCAGATACTGCGGTACGCCTCTGCCAATGTCGTTTTCTGAACGCAATTATAAGCATCAGGTATTGCTCGCTGAATTTAATGAACAAGGTCTGGTAGATGTAAACCCCCTTTACGTTCCCCGTTTTAAAGATGTGTTATATATCCCTGAAGATGGTGCAAAGCGCTTGACTGAATTATGCGAAGCTATCGCGGCGCAGGATTTTAGCAAGTTCGATAGCGCTCCCTATATTCGCTTAAAATTATCTGCAGCGGAAACCAATAGCCGCTTTCGAGCCGAGATTGGTGAAGTGCTAAAAGGAAAGGATATTAAATTTTGTGGTATTGAGCGGGTGTCTAAAGGCACAGCTGCCAGTGAGTGGTTGTTTGAAGATTTGGGCAAAGTTGAATCGTTATCGCCCAATACCTTGTTGGATATTGCCTACCGCGAAATTGAACCGGAACAGGAAAAGGCACCCGCGACATTGCATGAAAAGTTAGCAGAAGTGATCGCGAGCATGGAGGAGTAG
- a CDS encoding M1 family metallopeptidase has product MKKSTPVVSLLVALVLSGVAHASAISQSKGHFEDKFRQLDETLPTPNTYRSAAGEPGERYWQQKVDYDIDVNLDEKAKRLTATQTIHYKNNSPHTLKYLWLQLDQNIFKNDSIAERTATFGNELQSNPVTKHAKISLNQLRRQQFMDDTELGFIINNVKDGRGKPLKITIVDTMMRVDLNEPLKSGKDLQFSMDFAFNIVEEDAVGARSGYEHFEKDGNDIFLLAQWFPRLTAYTDYEAWTNKAFLGSGEFTLEFGDYDVEITVPADHIVSATGELDNPKQVLSKTQRDRLAQAKTAKRPVFIVTEEEALENEKAGTDDTKTWRFKAKNVRDFAWASSRKFMWDAKGYQQGGDEQPLVMAMSFFPKEGGDLWKKYSTEAVIHTMEVYSRFSFDYPYPTAQSVNGPVGGMEYPMITFNGPRTKLQDDGSRTYSLAEKRFLIGVVIHEVGHIYFPMIVNSDERQWTWMDEGLNSFLDGVAGREWDPTIPWGVEPRDIAAYMKSEDQSPIMTQSDSVLHLGPNAYTKPAAALNILREVILGRELFDFAFKEYALRWKYKRPTPADFFRTMEEASGVDLDWFWRGWFYSTDHVDISLDKIYQLRLDTKNPDIDFGRLREFEKNKPMSLFVKRNQEEGRSLWVDKNQDITDFYDNNDQFTVTNAERNEYREFLSELKPWEKRALERAVKEDKNYYVLQFSNVGGLVMPILLELTYQDGSKEERIIPAEIWRRNARNVSKLIVTDKDRPLASVTVDPRWETADVDIENNHYPRRIIESRLELYKKKAREGKVHRDIMQDVKAELKPFEEKKDN; this is encoded by the coding sequence ATGAAAAAATCAACGCCAGTCGTGTCTTTATTGGTTGCTCTAGTGCTGTCGGGTGTCGCACACGCCAGCGCTATTTCACAAAGCAAAGGGCACTTTGAAGATAAGTTTCGCCAATTAGATGAGACTTTACCGACCCCAAATACCTATCGTAGCGCAGCCGGTGAGCCTGGAGAGCGTTATTGGCAACAAAAGGTGGATTATGATATTGATGTAAACTTGGACGAGAAAGCCAAAAGATTAACCGCTACACAAACCATACATTATAAAAATAACTCTCCTCACACACTCAAATATTTGTGGCTACAGTTAGACCAAAATATCTTCAAAAATGATTCTATCGCCGAGCGCACAGCGACTTTTGGGAACGAATTACAGAGTAATCCGGTTACAAAACATGCAAAAATTTCACTAAATCAACTCAGACGTCAGCAGTTTATGGATGACACAGAACTTGGTTTTATCATCAATAATGTTAAGGATGGTCGCGGCAAACCGCTTAAGATCACGATTGTTGATACTATGATGCGTGTTGACCTAAACGAACCGCTTAAATCAGGTAAAGATCTACAATTTAGTATGGACTTCGCCTTTAATATTGTTGAAGAAGATGCGGTTGGCGCACGTTCGGGTTATGAGCACTTTGAAAAAGACGGTAATGACATCTTTTTGCTCGCACAATGGTTCCCCCGTCTCACGGCATATACAGATTATGAAGCTTGGACCAATAAGGCCTTTCTTGGCAGTGGTGAATTCACGCTCGAGTTTGGTGACTATGACGTTGAAATTACGGTGCCGGCTGACCATATCGTTTCTGCAACTGGTGAGTTAGATAACCCAAAGCAAGTTCTGAGCAAAACCCAGCGTGACAGGCTAGCGCAAGCAAAAACAGCAAAACGCCCGGTATTCATCGTTACTGAAGAAGAAGCGCTAGAAAACGAAAAAGCCGGTACAGATGACACCAAAACGTGGCGCTTTAAGGCCAAAAATGTGCGTGATTTTGCCTGGGCATCATCCCGTAAATTTATGTGGGATGCTAAAGGTTATCAGCAAGGTGGTGACGAGCAGCCTCTGGTGATGGCCATGTCATTTTTCCCTAAAGAAGGTGGTGACTTGTGGAAAAAGTACTCCACCGAAGCCGTTATTCATACTATGGAAGTTTATTCACGTTTTTCCTTTGATTATCCCTACCCAACCGCGCAGTCGGTAAATGGTCCTGTCGGTGGGATGGAATATCCAATGATCACTTTCAATGGTCCTCGTACGAAATTACAAGACGATGGCTCTCGCACCTATTCACTAGCCGAGAAACGTTTTTTAATCGGCGTTGTCATTCACGAAGTTGGACACATCTACTTCCCTATGATAGTCAACTCAGACGAAAGGCAGTGGACATGGATGGACGAGGGCCTCAATAGCTTCTTAGATGGTGTTGCCGGCCGCGAATGGGATCCCACCATACCTTGGGGCGTTGAGCCAAGGGATATTGCGGCTTACATGAAATCTGAAGATCAGTCTCCAATCATGACGCAATCAGACAGTGTATTGCATCTTGGTCCAAATGCATACACTAAACCTGCTGCGGCTCTTAACATTCTGCGCGAGGTGATTTTAGGCCGTGAGTTATTCGATTTTGCATTTAAAGAGTATGCCCTACGCTGGAAATATAAACGTCCAACGCCTGCCGACTTCTTTAGGACAATGGAAGAGGCTTCTGGGGTCGATTTAGATTGGTTCTGGCGGGGTTGGTTTTACAGCACAGATCATGTCGATATTTCACTAGATAAAATCTATCAATTACGCCTAGACACCAAAAACCCAGACATCGACTTTGGTCGCCTACGTGAGTTTGAAAAGAACAAGCCAATGTCGCTATTTGTCAAGCGTAATCAGGAGGAAGGGCGTTCACTTTGGGTTGATAAAAATCAGGACATAACGGACTTTTACGATAACAATGACCAGTTTACTGTTACTAATGCAGAGCGAAATGAGTATCGTGAGTTTTTATCTGAACTTAAACCTTGGGAAAAACGTGCCCTTGAGCGTGCTGTAAAAGAAGACAAAAACTATTACGTGCTTCAGTTTAGTAATGTCGGTGGGCTTGTAATGCCAATCTTGCTTGAGCTTACTTATCAAGATGGGAGCAAAGAAGAGCGGATTATCCCCGCCGAGATTTGGCGTCGCAATGCCCGCAATGTCAGCAAGCTAATTGTTACCGATAAAGATAGGCCGCTTGCGTCCGTGACCGTTGATCCGCGATGGGAAACAGCTGACGTTGATATTGAGAATAACCATTACCCAAGACGCATTATAGAATCACGCTTGGAGCTTTATAAAAAGAAAGCGCGTGAAGGCAAAGTACATCGCGATATCATGCAAGACGTGAAAGCCGAACTAAAACCATTTGAAGAGAAAAAGGATAACTAA
- a CDS encoding DUF6702 family protein, translating into MKTWLFACLLVLVSPFGQAHQLKAAITTVLFNERSGSIEIMHRFYLHDTEHAVESLLSHNADIFNNPADRASFANYVSKRVELKTGAGRVLPLNLVGAEIDGQFFWVYQETPLFSPITELKMRHNALRDVWSEQVNLVNFEGKGKVRSLHFDGNDDWLSVMF; encoded by the coding sequence ATGAAAACCTGGCTCTTTGCCTGTCTACTTGTGCTGGTTTCGCCATTTGGTCAGGCGCACCAATTAAAGGCAGCGATCACTACTGTGTTATTTAATGAACGCAGCGGCAGTATCGAAATTATGCACAGGTTCTATCTCCATGATACTGAGCACGCCGTAGAAAGCCTATTGAGTCACAATGCCGACATCTTTAACAATCCTGCTGATAGAGCAAGCTTTGCAAATTATGTCAGTAAGCGCGTTGAATTAAAAACAGGCGCAGGTAGAGTGCTACCGTTAAACTTGGTAGGTGCGGAAATCGATGGTCAATTCTTTTGGGTGTATCAAGAAACCCCGTTGTTTTCACCAATAACTGAGCTTAAAATGCGCCATAATGCGCTGAGAGATGTGTGGTCAGAGCAGGTCAACTTGGTCAATTTTGAAGGCAAAGGAAAAGTGAGGTCACTGCACTTTGATGGTAATGACGATTGGCTAAGTGTCATGTTTTAG
- a CDS encoding 1-acyl-sn-glycerol-3-phosphate acyltransferase: protein MINIPPNIPRSNSPFGRKLGNLMLKAMGWKIVGTFPSENKFVAAVAPHTSNWDFFIGIAVKLSLDVEIRFLGKHTIFIPPFGWLLRKLGGIPVRRDTPHGMVTQVRDIFNANEKLILGLAPEGTRKYTPEWKKGFIHIAQSAEVPIVPMAIDYRSKTFVVMPAIDNAAELSPDQLLNQVKQQFSKRMAKYPEHASGL from the coding sequence TTGATCAATATTCCACCTAATATCCCGCGCTCAAACAGCCCTTTCGGTCGAAAGCTTGGAAACTTAATGCTCAAAGCGATGGGATGGAAGATAGTTGGCACCTTTCCAAGTGAAAACAAATTCGTAGCAGCCGTCGCGCCACATACATCAAATTGGGACTTTTTTATTGGCATCGCCGTCAAGCTTTCACTTGATGTTGAAATTCGTTTTCTAGGTAAGCACACCATTTTCATCCCCCCATTCGGCTGGTTATTACGCAAGTTGGGCGGTATTCCAGTTAGGCGAGATACACCTCATGGTATGGTCACGCAGGTTCGCGATATCTTCAATGCCAACGAAAAATTGATTTTGGGCTTGGCCCCTGAGGGAACTCGTAAATACACCCCAGAATGGAAAAAAGGTTTTATCCATATCGCACAATCTGCCGAAGTCCCCATTGTACCTATGGCAATAGACTATCGGAGTAAAACTTTTGTAGTTATGCCTGCAATTGACAATGCTGCAGAGCTCAGCCCTGATCAATTACTTAACCAAGTTAAACAACAATTTTCAAAACGAATGGCAAAATACCCAGAACATGCATCGGGGCTATGA
- a CDS encoding reprolysin-like metallopeptidase codes for MNTTVKAASLATALALSASASAVTIDIGILYTDQSAAATSNINTKINQLIAFTNQVYSQNGIDLQLRLAGTENLGNHNITPTSAWLNSITNSNYVANLRNTWRADMVAVLGTGERNGNYITCGLAWVGQGSNGNLYSSMNNRMFSITGIDCGATTFVHELGHNQGLTHSRKQGDTSGGVYVDGMGHGVQDNFASIMAYPHVFGSATQYDYFSNPNWSLGGVPYGVVGQSYAWKTVDATKTSIANFK; via the coding sequence ATGAATACAACAGTAAAGGCAGCGTCGCTGGCAACAGCGCTCGCACTATCTGCAAGTGCATCAGCAGTCACCATTGATATCGGTATTCTTTATACTGATCAATCAGCAGCAGCTACATCAAACATTAATACTAAAATCAATCAGCTGATTGCATTTACAAATCAAGTTTACAGCCAAAATGGTATCGACTTGCAGCTACGTCTTGCTGGTACCGAAAATCTAGGTAATCATAATATTACTCCAACCAGTGCATGGTTAAACAGCATTACTAACAGTAATTATGTAGCTAACCTACGCAACACTTGGCGTGCAGATATGGTTGCTGTACTTGGTACAGGTGAGCGCAATGGTAACTACATTACATGTGGTCTAGCTTGGGTAGGTCAAGGTAGCAATGGTAATTTATATTCAAGTATGAACAACCGCATGTTCAGCATTACAGGTATCGATTGTGGTGCAACAACATTTGTTCATGAACTTGGTCACAACCAAGGCCTTACACACTCTCGTAAGCAAGGTGATACCAGCGGTGGTGTTTACGTTGATGGTATGGGCCACGGTGTTCAAGACAATTTCGCAAGTATCATGGCTTATCCACATGTATTTGGTAGCGCAACACAGTATGACTATTTTTCTAACCCAAACTGGTCTCTCGGCGGCGTGCCTTATGGTGTAGTTGGCCAATCATATGCTTGGAAAACGGTGGATGCGACTAAAACAAGCATCGCAAACTTCAAGTAG
- a CDS encoding arylesterase encodes MKYYFLKLLFILVIVMAPLSANAKQKLMIVGDSLSAAYGLKQDDGWVKLLQNKYETEQNPIEIINVSVSGQTTGNAVAKISQQLKTISPTHVLIELGGNDGLRGFPIKRLKANLTQLVQSSQQVGANVAVMEIQIPPNLGPRYTSMFTESYQQVTEQTNSYLMPYFMLEVADKPELMQSDNLHPNKEAQPLIRDFMYEEINKWLAK; translated from the coding sequence ATGAAGTACTATTTCCTAAAGTTGTTGTTCATACTTGTTATTGTAATGGCGCCATTAAGCGCAAATGCCAAGCAAAAACTCATGATAGTTGGTGATAGCTTAAGCGCCGCTTATGGCCTGAAACAAGATGATGGTTGGGTTAAATTGTTACAAAATAAATACGAAACAGAACAAAATCCGATCGAAATTATCAATGTTAGCGTTAGCGGTCAAACCACAGGTAATGCTGTGGCAAAAATAAGTCAGCAATTGAAAACGATTTCGCCTACTCATGTATTAATCGAATTGGGTGGTAATGATGGCTTGCGCGGCTTTCCTATAAAAAGGTTGAAGGCAAATCTCACACAACTAGTGCAATCTAGCCAACAAGTAGGTGCTAACGTTGCCGTAATGGAAATACAAATTCCTCCGAACTTAGGTCCTCGTTATACCAGTATGTTTACCGAAAGCTACCAACAAGTAACTGAGCAAACCAATAGCTATCTTATGCCTTACTTTATGCTAGAAGTGGCGGACAAACCGGAATTAATGCAAAGCGATAACCTACACCCAAATAAAGAAGCACAACCCCTTATTCGTGACTTTATGTACGAAGAAATCAATAAATGGCTAGCAAAATAA
- a CDS encoding ABC transporter ATP-binding protein yields MSVLSQLNMIQVKGLTKQVSTVEGNLTILSDIDFTVKSGESVAIVGASGSGKSTLLSLLAGLDIASKGEVHLDGESLQKMDEEARAQLRAEKVGFVFQSFMLVQSLTALENVMLPAELAGDKGAKNQATELLEKVGLSHRLTHYPSQLSGGEQQRVAIARAFVGKPKILFADEPSANLDSKNGHLIERLLFDLNKENGTTLVLVTHDEQLAQQCDRIIHIEAGKLEVIKQGAAVNVV; encoded by the coding sequence ATGTCAGTGCTTTCTCAGTTAAATATGATCCAAGTAAAAGGCCTTACTAAACAGGTCTCTACCGTCGAAGGTAATCTCACTATCCTTAGTGATATCGATTTCACTGTCAAGTCAGGAGAGTCCGTGGCTATCGTTGGCGCTTCTGGCTCTGGTAAGTCAACCTTACTTAGTTTACTTGCCGGCTTAGATATCGCATCCAAAGGAGAAGTTCACTTAGATGGCGAATCATTGCAAAAAATGGATGAAGAAGCTCGAGCTCAGCTGCGAGCAGAAAAAGTCGGCTTCGTATTTCAGTCATTTATGCTAGTGCAGAGCTTAACGGCACTTGAAAATGTGATGCTTCCTGCTGAATTAGCTGGGGACAAAGGTGCAAAAAATCAAGCAACAGAGTTATTAGAAAAGGTTGGCTTGTCTCATCGTCTTACGCACTATCCCTCACAACTTTCGGGTGGCGAACAGCAACGAGTGGCCATAGCCCGAGCTTTTGTTGGCAAACCCAAAATCTTATTCGCCGACGAACCATCGGCCAATTTAGACAGTAAAAACGGCCATCTTATCGAACGTTTACTGTTTGACCTAAACAAAGAGAATGGCACCACTTTAGTGCTCGTTACTCATGATGAGCAACTCGCCCAACAGTGTGACCGCATTATTCATATTGAAGCTGGGAAACTAGAAGTAATAAAACAAGGAGCAGCAGTCAATGTGGTTTAA